In Halorussus halophilus, the DNA window CAACGCCGCGGAACTCGGGTCCCAAATCGGACGCGTGGCCGAGACCAGAACCGGCGAGGTCGCCCATACCGTGGGCGGACTGGCCGTCGCGGCGGTCGGCATCGTGTTGGCGACTGTCAGTGCCTACGTCCTCGGCCCGATTTCGACCGCGGCGGTTCCGGCGTGGCGCGCTCGACTGGCGCTCGTGTTAGTGCTGGTCGCCGTGGTGGCGTTCGTGGCGCTCATCAAGGAGTAGCCACTCCACCTGACGTTCTTTTCTGACGCCAAACGTGACAGGTCGCGCGAGTTTCTAAAGTCTGCTTCAGATAACTACTCCCGGCGAGTCGTGGACGGTCAGAGCATGTCCATCTCTGGGTGGCGACTCGTCGTCGTGGTCGGCGTGGTAGTTCTTACTGCCGCGGCAGTCGCAGTCGGCGTCAGTGGCGTCGGCGTGAGCACCCCGAGTATGTCGAACGCGTCCCCTTCGCCGACCAGTATCGACGCTTGCACGACGATTACGTCGCCCGGCACGTACGAACTGTCGCGGGACGTGGCGACCCGGACTCGCGAGTCGTGCATCGACATTCGAGCAGACGACGTCGAGTTGGACGGCGCAGGCCACGCGATAGACGGCCGGTCGCTCAGGGACAGTTCGACCGCCGTCGTTGTCGGCGCGCATCGGACGCGCTCGAACGTCACGGTCCGAAATATCGAGGTTCGGAACTGGGTGTACGGGGTCTCCGTGGTGAACGCCAGCGAAACTACTGTCGAAGGCGTCCGGACTTCACGAACGGTCGAGGGCGTCACGGTGGAGAACTCCTCGGACGTGACGGTCGCCGACTCGACTATCTCGAACGGCTTCGTCGGAATTTCAGTCGTCCACTCGCGACGAGTTGCCGTCCGGAAGACAGTCGTAGAGACGCAAGCTTCGATTGGCTTCTCCGTAATCGACTCTACTGACGTCGCTATCACGAACTCGTCCGGAAGAAGCAACCACGTCGGCGTCGCGCTGTTCGACACGACTCGCGTCCACGTCATCGGCGCGACGATAACCGAGAGTTCGGCGGTCGGCGTCACCGTCAGGAACACTCGACAGACGCGGATTTCGGAGAGTCGGTTGGACAACGCAGGCGTCACGACGACCACGATGAGTGGCCGAGTCCCCCGACGCTACACGTCGCGTGACCTCGCGCTCCGGAACTCTGCCCGAGAGACGGTTCGAAACCTCTCCCTCGCCGGGACGACTGTCTCGCTCTCCGGTGACGACCTGTTGCTCACCGGGACGTCAGACACGTCGGAGCGGGACGAGTCCGACGACGCCAGCGACTCGAATGCCAACGAGTGGAGACCGGTGACAGACCCGGTGACGGTAACTCCTTACGGCAGCGACAGTCGTCTCTGGCTCACAGTCCAGTACAGCGATGCTGCAGTTCGAGAGGCCAAAGTCGAGGAAGAGTCGCTTCGCGTGCTGGAATGTCGGGACGACGACTGCTCGCGCACAACGGGAGAACAGCGGCTGAGCTCGGGAAGGAACGCCGTCTCTGTGGAGGGCCACCGAATCGACCACGAAGTCGATTTCCTGCTCGTCGGCGTTCCATCGCGACGTCCGTCCGCGGTTTCGACACGGTAACAGCCGGGTATCGAACGTCGGGAAAATACGTTCGGCCGTCCAGTCTCCGCCTGCCGAAGGAGTGAAATCACACCGAACTACTCTGGTAGTTCCTGCATCGTCGCCACGTCCCGGAACTCGAAGCGCGCTCCACCACTAGTGCTCTCCGTGACGGTGCACGTCCACTCGTACACCTCGGTGAGTTCGCGGACGAACGCCAGTCCTAATCCGGTCCCGCCCTGCCCGGCCGCAGTCGTGAATCCCGGTTCGAACACAGCGTTACGGTGTTCGGACGAAATACCGGTTCCGTCGTCGGCCACGTAGAAGCCAGTCGGGAGTTCACCGACCGTGATGGTGACCGACTCGGACCCGTGTTCGACCGAGTTTTCGAACAGGTTTCTGAACAGATGCTGGATGTACGTCTCGTCCGCCTCTATCTCGCCGTCGAGTTCGAGTTCGAGTGTCGCATCGGGCGCGTCCACCTCCTCCCACGCGGCTTGGGACGCGTCTGCGAGTTGCACTGTGGTACCCGTAGAGACCGCTTCGTGACCTCTCGCCACGACCAGCATGACGTCCACCATGTCCTCGATGCGGTCGAACGCCTCCGTGACGTACTCGACGGCCTCCGGAGACGCCTCCTCCGGAAGCTGTTTGGCGTAAATCTGGCCGATAGCGGTGGGGTTCCGGAGTTCGTGTGCGAGCATGCTGGCGAAGCTATCGAGTCGCTCGTTCTGTCGTTCGAGTCGCTGTTCGCGTTCGTTGCGCTCGCTGACATCGCGGACGACGCCGACTCGGTCGTAGCTATCACCCTGCTCGGCCGGGAGGAGCGCGAAGGTCGCTTCGACTTCGATTCGTTCTCCGGACGCGGACTTCAGCGTCCCCTCGTACGTTCCCACGTCAGAGTCCTCGGTCGTTCCCACGTTGGAATCCTCGGTCAGCAGTTCGTGTTGAATCTCGTCGGTAGACTTGGCAGCCTCTTCCAACACGAGCGATATGTTCGAGTCGAGTATCGCCTCGCGGTCGTACCCGACGAGTTTAGTGTAGGCTTCGTTCACGAGCGTGAACACGTCGTCTTCGTTCACGACGAAGATGCCGTCGTTGACCGTCTCGACGATTCGCTCGTACCGTTCGAGTTCGTGACTGTAGCGTTCCGCTTCTCGCTGTTTCTCCTCGGCGTTGCGCGCACGGGTTCTCGCCTTGGCATCGTGATATCCCATGCCGAGACCGGCGAGACTACCGAGGGCCGGGAGAATGAGAAAGTTTGCGAGTTCGTCGTTGAGACCTGCCGCGAGTTTGACGAACAGGATGATAGCCAGCATCACTCCGATACCGCCCAAGCACCACCGAGCCATTCTGGAGTACAGTTCGGGACGGATATCCATTTGGGGGAGCCGATAGCCCGCATAGACGAGAGCGAGTCCGGGACCGCCCACCAAGATAGAGATTATCAGTACCTCTCCAGACGTACGGTCCAGTAGTGGCTTCACGAGTGGCATCCCGACTGCGATACCGAGGTAGAAGACACCGAGTGATAGAATAAATCGTCGTCCACCCACCCTTTTAAATAAATGGGACAAATAACTCATTGTCGTATAAATAGAGCGAGGAATAATATGCTTTTATCTTTTTAGTAACAGCCTATAAGTCAAATTCCCAACCTATTCTGGCCACGATTCTGGATTTCTGGCGAGAGTTCTACGCCTGTCCGGTACCGGCCCGCACTCTCACAGAGCGATGCCGAACGTTCTTTACGCCCCACTGAGACGACACGAACATGGACCAATCGACGGCGACGAACCACTGCAATCGCGTCCTCGACGCGGTCGGCGACGCAGTCATCGCCGACAGAGACTTCCTCGAAACCGTCCTCACCGGCGTTCTCGCTCGGGGCCACGTCCTGCTGGAAGACGTGCCCGGCACCGGCAAGACGCTGACCGCCCAGAGCTTCGCCAACGCGCTCGGACTATCCTTCAAGCGGATTCAGTTCACGCCCGACCTGCTTCCAGCGGACATCACCGGGTCGAACGTCTACAACGAGGGCAGCGGCGACTTCGACTTCTCCCCCGGTCCCGTCTTCGCAAACGTCGTGCTGGCCGACGAAATCAATCGCGCGCCCCCAAAAACGCAGGCCGCGCTCCTCGAAGCGATGGGCGAAGGGCAGGTCACGGTGGACGGCGTGACCCACGAGTTGCCCGACCCGTTCTTCGTCATCGCCACGCAGAACCCCGTCGAACAGGAGGGTACCTTCGGGTTGCCGGAAGCCCAGCGCGACCGCTTCATCGTCAAGACGACGATGGGCTACCCCGACTACGCTGGCGAGCGAAAACTCATCGACCAGCGCGCCAACCGCACCGCGA includes these proteins:
- a CDS encoding NosD domain-containing protein — its product is MSISGWRLVVVVGVVVLTAAAVAVGVSGVGVSTPSMSNASPSPTSIDACTTITSPGTYELSRDVATRTRESCIDIRADDVELDGAGHAIDGRSLRDSSTAVVVGAHRTRSNVTVRNIEVRNWVYGVSVVNASETTVEGVRTSRTVEGVTVENSSDVTVADSTISNGFVGISVVHSRRVAVRKTVVETQASIGFSVIDSTDVAITNSSGRSNHVGVALFDTTRVHVIGATITESSAVGVTVRNTRQTRISESRLDNAGVTTTTMSGRVPRRYTSRDLALRNSARETVRNLSLAGTTVSLSGDDLLLTGTSDTSERDESDDASDSNANEWRPVTDPVTVTPYGSDSRLWLTVQYSDAAVREAKVEEESLRVLECRDDDCSRTTGEQRLSSGRNAVSVEGHRIDHEVDFLLVGVPSRRPSAVSTR
- a CDS encoding PAS domain S-box protein, which codes for MPLVKPLLDRTSGEVLIISILVGGPGLALVYAGYRLPQMDIRPELYSRMARWCLGGIGVMLAIILFVKLAAGLNDELANFLILPALGSLAGLGMGYHDAKARTRARNAEEKQREAERYSHELERYERIVETVNDGIFVVNEDDVFTLVNEAYTKLVGYDREAILDSNISLVLEEAAKSTDEIQHELLTEDSNVGTTEDSDVGTYEGTLKSASGERIEVEATFALLPAEQGDSYDRVGVVRDVSERNEREQRLERQNERLDSFASMLAHELRNPTAIGQIYAKQLPEEASPEAVEYVTEAFDRIEDMVDVMLVVARGHEAVSTGTTVQLADASQAAWEEVDAPDATLELELDGEIEADETYIQHLFRNLFENSVEHGSESVTITVGELPTGFYVADDGTGISSEHRNAVFEPGFTTAAGQGGTGLGLAFVRELTEVYEWTCTVTESTSGGARFEFRDVATMQELPE
- a CDS encoding AAA family ATPase produces the protein MDQSTATNHCNRVLDAVGDAVIADRDFLETVLTGVLARGHVLLEDVPGTGKTLTAQSFANALGLSFKRIQFTPDLLPADITGSNVYNEGSGDFDFSPGPVFANVVLADEINRAPPKTQAALLEAMGEGQVTVDGVTHELPDPFFVIATQNPVEQEGTFGLPEAQRDRFIVKTTMGYPDYAGERKLIDQRANRTAKSPSVSAVVDRDVVVSLQSVLEHVRVDDKIRDYVVELGRATREDDRIDVGISPRGIQRLFEASRAKAVVSGREYVVPDDVKGIVRPVFEHRLVPTDEAAVRGVELGDIVDDVVAGVDVPAVASP